In a single window of the Acipenser ruthenus chromosome 8, fAciRut3.2 maternal haplotype, whole genome shotgun sequence genome:
- the LOC117405452 gene encoding thiosulfate:glutathione sulfurtransferase codes for MLIKDYIKYTVMTMLLLRRVVVVAGSYVSNPAVSSCKNNLKHLCNFKTSSAVMGQTVSQDKVVSYEQLKKMLESHNIQLFDVRSLEEFQAGRIPSSTNIPLGELDQALKMESETFKKLFKVEKPEKQDSNIVFHCQSGRRSATALETAVNLGYTKAQHYAGGYSEWSQREGN; via the exons ATGCTGATTAAAGattatattaaatatactgtaatgaCAATGTTGCTGTTAAGAAGAGTTGTTGTTGTGGCAGGGAGTTACGTTAGTAACCCTGCCGTCTCCTCCTGTAAGAACAATCTCAAGCACCTGTGCAATTTCAAGACCTCCTCTGCTGTAATGGGACAGACCGTATCTCAAG ATAAGGTAGTTTCCTATGAGCAGCTGAAGAAGATGCTGGAGAGCCACAACATCCAGCTGTTTGATGTGAGAAGCCTGGAGGAGTTCCAGGCAGGAAGGATTCCGAGCTCCACCAACATCCCCT TGGGTGAGCTGGATCAAGCCTTGAAGATGGAGTCCGAGACTTTTAAGAAGTTGTTTAAAGTAGAGAAACCTGAAAAGCAGGACAGCAACATTGTCTTCCACTGCCAGTCAGGGAGGAGAAGTGCCACTGCCCTAGAAACTGCAGTGAACCTGGGATACACCAA GGCTCAACATTACGCTGGAGGCTACAGCGAATGGTCCCAACGTGAGGGAAACTGA
- the LOC117972678 gene encoding T-cell immunoreceptor with Ig and ITIM domains-like: MNSNAAYKPYIEKGVLMIYFLLLSGSLALKVITPGNIAVAKGGVATLKCNLSIEKSTSITQSEWNRCNDKKVLVYHPEHGATITYEYIDRISDVRMDEFRIKETRENDTGEYCCIFTTFPSGKYEGKIVLELKDPPSHSTNWLIIYVVIGGASAVLVFGAVGLFIFQTRRRSQRIRNPVHISVHTGNSAKKHQCQDDKEGASLEEDIDDYFNVLTVRSGSNYKPINTTTSAPSADKGDKN, from the exons ATGAACTCCAACGCAGCCTACAAACCGTACATTGAGAAGGGTGTTTTAATGATTTACTTTCTCTTGCTATCAG GTTCACTGGCACTAAAGGTAATAACACCGGGGAATATTGCTGTTGCTAAAGGAGGCGTTGCCACACTGAAATGCAATCTGTCAATAGAAAAGAGCACTAGTATCACACAGAGTGAATGGAACAGATGCAATGATAAAAAAGTTTTAGTGTACCACCCTGAACACGGAGCTACCATCACATACGAATACATTGATCGCATCTCCGACGTTCGCATGGATGAGTTTCGTATAAAAGAAACAAGAGAAAACGACACTGGGGAATACTGCTGTATCTTCACTACTTTTCCATCAGGAAAGTATGAAGGCAAAATCGTTTTAGAGTTGAAAG ATCCTCCCTCTCATTCTACAAACTGGCTGATCATATACGTCGTCATTGGCGGAGCCTCTGCTGTGCTAGTGTTTGGAGCAGTTGGGTTATTCATATTTCAAACTCGT AGACGGAGCCAAAGAATCCGCAACCCGGTTCATATATCTGTACATACAGGAAACTCTGCTAAAAAACACCAGTGCCAGGACGACAAAGAGGGTGCTAGTCTTGAAGAGGATATTGATGACTATTTCAATGTCCTTACAGTACGGTCTGGAAGCAACTACAAACCCATAAACACCACCACCTCTGCACCGTCAGCTGACAAGGGTGATAAGAACTGA